DNA sequence from the Phocoena sinus isolate mPhoSin1 chromosome 9, mPhoSin1.pri, whole genome shotgun sequence genome:
cataaaaaaaaaaaaaaaaaaattttagtcatATGTTCCCTAAAGTAATTCTGAAAAGTGATGTACCGTTTTATACTTTTCAAGTCAACATAAATACACTTTTATCGTAAGTTTCAAAAATTACAAAGGAAGTCATTTCGGTAACATTGATGTTTTAAGCTAAATCCATTACATTATTAAAGTATCCAACTGAATCTAATTATCACAGTAATTTGCTATCTAAAAACACTCCTTAACACAGTAGGAAATTGTACACTATTTTATTCCCAActcatatttccattttactttcccacgTAATTTTTATCTCATTGTAATAGTGTAATGCTTGAAAGTCCTTTACTGATAGCTTGGcatacatctgtgtctcaaaaatgtatgaaaaatatatttattgaaattaaaaaatatttttggaaataaaaaaacatttccaATGGCTATAAACTTCAAAGTGTTCAAGTTATCTGTTATCTGGATTATCATTACTattcaaacaataaaaacacCATAAATACTGCTAATTGCTAGAATTAGACattaattttattactatttttaaactaTAGATATAAGTGCTGAGAAAACTCATTTACTCATACAAATAAAAAGGGATAGACTTTTGTTATAGTGATGTCACTTAATTCTTGTACACCTTTTAAGTTATATGCCGAAAATAATAAACTGatcatcaaattatttttaatgatctttAACTAACAATCTGATTACGTTTTcttcaattttgttgaaaacaaAGAATTGAAAAACCACCCTCACTGAAGACCTTGTTGTTCAGGCCATTTTCTTATATCCTTGGAAAGTTACAGAATATAAATACCTGAGAAGGAAGAATTAATCCTAAGTAAAGCTGGTTTTCCAAAGTTAAATGCACTGTCCTCGACTATGTTTTGTGGACATTTACACCCAAACCTATACGTAAATACATGTTCTGCTTTTAAAAGTATTGTTTATGGTATTTTATCAAACTAAGAtgtacattttaacatctctgaaattgggaTGCATCTTAAAATTGACAGCATATTATAGTTTAGTTGGCAGTGTTTTTACTAAGTGGTATATAATggattatatataattataaataatagtttCTTAGGTTAGATGAAAAATTAGACTGTGGAAAttaagagcaaaaaagaaaagatgttggGTCATTACTAAGTTCTGGGTTTATACAATGTATACTTACGACTATCATGTGTTTTATTTACAGTAAAATCCACAATATATTTCTGTTAATTTAAACTAAACACATAgtaggaatgaaaaataaaacaaagaaatggctCAGAGACAATAAGCAGGAGACTTGGGCCAGGTAAAAAATTAATATGGATTTATAGAATCTAATAATGAACTGGCAaaggataataaaaatgtttctcctaagaatctgaaaaatgctctagaaaatataaaaatcatgaaCTTACCTCTGAAATATGATCTTTTAAGATGTAAAGTTAATATGTCAGAAAGAAACATGGAAATTTTAACTTCTTCCTCCTTGAAATCATGCAAATTATGCTATTAAGACAGGTTTGAGACATATTCATCAGGTTCTTTATCATTAttgaaaatggggaaaagacagttaGCTTGACAGCAGATTCACCAAAACCCATCATGCCTGTATACCAATCTTAAATATTCTAAGATAAATGAGGCAAGCAAGTTTTTCATTGATTCCTAAAAATAAAGTGCCTTTCCCTTCACATTATGTTCATGCTCTCTTTGCTTTCACATGATTCACCCacaggaaaaatgattttttgaatAGTCAGGAGACAAAAAAGGCAAGGCCTATAAACAAAAACTGTCATCATGCTATCTCCCTAATTGACAACACATGTGAGTTCTGAATATCTCCACATGGGCCAACATAACTCATTTCTAAGACCACACTTCACCTGTGATGAAAACACGTTAACTTCCACCGTACTTCCTTGGGCAGTCAGAAAGGTCTGCTTGAGTTCAAAGGGCAGGGACATAACTCTCTATCTTGATGAGGTAGAGGCAAGGTTCTGGAAGAGTCTGAGGGACCTGAAATATTGTTGGcatcatttttgaaaaacacaaCCTGCCATAGGTTTCTTCTGTCAAGTGGGAGAAGGGTAATtatgaaaaggcagaagggaaaaaaaaaaaactggcataATCCACTGATCATGGAAATGTTCTTTAAGCACATCATTTTAACTAAAGAGTACATCTGGGATTTGAGAATCTGGATCAAAATTCCCTTAAAGCTATCTTTGCCTTTACAGTTAAATACTCCCAGAAGTACAAACACCCGTGTTTGAAAACCCAGCTATAGATTATACTTCCATTCTTTAATTATATGAATATTTAAGATGCATACTTAACTATAAATTTCCCTAACACAGTTATTTAGCATCTCTGCAGAGGTAAAAACGTGTATTCTGGAACaagttaaaaaatcatttttcatttaaaagaatgatcAATTCCTTTCACTCAGCTAAACAAAAATAGGCTAgtaatataaacaaaccaatatCAATGTCGAAAGACCTTTGATaactatatacactaccaaccaGAGCAGAAAAGCAATGTATCTTTCCTGAGGACAAAAATGTTTCTCTTAAAATCAGAAAGGTCAGACCTCTGGAAGATGTTGGTAACTTGGCAGAAGAGAAATTTTACATTTAGTTAACATTACACTTATaaagtagtaaaataaaatgcacataagCCATTAGAACaattataatttgaatgttttccAAATATGATACGAATACATTAGCATAAAACCTTTCTTGACTTCCTTTATTTCTGCCAATAATCCAGTGATCTCCAAGCAATggcttaataattatttctaaatgtcACTTCGTAGAGATAATATTTCTTACCTATTAAGTTCAATAAAAGGTATGCAAAAGTATTGTACTTGCTCTAATTTTCATCATACATCATGACCTCAAATCATCTAGAAATACAAGATGTTAGAAAATAAGGACATTCCCTTTAGAACACTGGGGGAAAAATTACTATTCTCTTTATATACAGGAGATAAAGGCAGAGCAATACAGTAGTTGTAATCAGAATGTCTGCATCcactcaccaaatatttattaagcacctactatttTCCAGGCATCATTCTAAGCGCTGAGGATATAGGGGTAAGTGAGAAAGTAACAGCTACCATTTAgagggcttactatgtgccaggctctggccTAAGAGTTTTCACACATGTaaacccatttaatcctcaaacacAACACCTCTATGACATGGGTACTgttaagtttttcattttacatataagaaaattgaggcacagagaagttaaataattcacCAAGCTAGTAACTGGTAGTAGTAGTCCTGGGTGTCATGGAGCTTTTATTAATCTAAAATCCttcccttctcattttgttttgccTCTGTGAAAAGACCTAACATACAAATAGAAGTGGTTATGGCTCAAATAGGTGGTGTAACCTTTTCACTTTTAAAGCTTTCTTTCTgggaatgtttaaataaaattttagctaTACTTTCATCATATATTGTGACCCTAAAATATCTAAAAAGCCTGAATGTTATAAGACTTGATTTTGTTTAATTAGTTGGGGAAAATGAAAATCcccaacattttcatttttctccccattACTGTAGGAGTAGGTATGTAGCATTCCTTCCTTTGGAAAGCCTTTCTTTAGTCCAGAGAGGCCTGGTGGGGCTGAAGACCATGCGACCCTGCCTCATTGTAGGGGTGAATCCATGTCCAAGCTAATCATGCCACACTGCCTTGATCATAGTTATTGGATTAAGACTCTAAAATTTGACCTAAGCATGGCTAATCTGTCTTCACTGAGATTGATAGAGCTGGGAAATGTTCTCTTCACAATGGAAGTGACTTAAGACTGCTGGTAGCCATCTTCCTGGGCCTCAAGAGAAAATGACTCCACAATACTGAGAGATGTGGAGTAGAGAAATTCAGATGCAGAACTCTTTAATATAGCTATGCAAGAAGTAGGTCTATCCTTGTCCTCTGCAGTTAAATGAGTATGAAGggtatgaatatttttttaaatttaagcttAAGCGGGTTTCTGTAACTTTCAATCAAGTTTCAATGCATTTTTACAAAAGCATTACATAAAATATGCATGCAGAACAATGGTTATAATATGAATAGAaatctcctttattcttttcctttacccCCTTTCCCTATGAACAAATAAAGAACTGTCTACAGGACAAAGGACAgtctatttcattttcaaaagtagTATGCAAAATATATACTTACGAATTCTAACTATGTGATTacaaagcattattttaataattctctGGCATATGACAAAGCACAATATAGCTAGAAagacaaaatgttttattttgaaacattggaaaaacattaaaagacaaATGTCCATTATATAACCAAGAATGTTAAGTATTTGGAAACTGTCAATCTTCAAAAATTGGTAGGCACTTCCAGAGAGCTAAATATTGCAAATTATCCTACCATATGTCTTCTCTAACAccaaaaatacttgatatgatgAAGGAAGACACAACTAATTATTCAAAGTCACCACGTTAGGGTTCAACTTAATTACAAGCAAAAGTTTTGTCCAAGATGTTCCTGACAAATGAAGCTTCCAGTtgaatttcagaaatgttaacaaAAGTATCTTCCTTTTTTGCCTGTGAATGTTTGAGTATTGCTGTATTGTTGGCTTATATCCACTACAGATACTGGTTCTAGGCCAGCCCAAGGGTCTTCAAGCATTGAAGGCTTGAAATAACTTTCCAACTCATTAgacattctcttttctctaccaCGCCCTGATCCAAATGGTGTAGATGTCCTTGGAGAaccctttagaaaaaaaatcatcagttaAAAAGACATTTAGTAGAGGTAACTGGTACTTTTTCTTTAGAGGCTAGAGGGGATCACACTGCTAGTTAAAAGTTGTGTCTTGAACCCAAATATGTTCACTTGCAAAGTCCATGCTTCCTTTAATCTagtgttttaaaaaagtatttaaaccTATTTGATATACTAATTTATTGATAGTTTTATGCCCACTGTCACTTCAAATCCTTTTGGGTTTCTAATGTAATAACTTTCCCAAACTATAAACTGGTGATGAAGTAAGAAATTACTTGTACTGTAGTCTTTCCCTCAGTATTTCCCTATTGCTTCTGGAagcaaattaaactttttttttttatttaacccTACAGCTTCAAAATTTCTAGAACCCTCCCATCTCATTAGCTCCACACTCAAAGGGATGCGCTTGGTTTAGCATAAGTTGGAAAACTACCAAGCATATTTAAGATGTAAACCACAGAATCCTAGACATACCAGAAAGAAGCCTTAGAGCAGAAGCCAATGTAGTTGAAAAACTAaggccaaaatgaaaaaaaaaaagaagaagaaaagaaaaaaagggaaaaggtgcCATCAGTAGGAAGACGGCACTAGCCTGTAACCCTGGAGTTGAGCCCTATGCTGGGGATTCATTcgctttttttcctccttgaagaCCGGGGACTCAGAATTTACTGCAACGAACTGGCCAGGCCCCTGACGAAGGAGAGGGAATTAGGGAAATCTGTGTTTGAGCGGCAGTGTACTGGCTAAAAGTAGGAGGACTATAGAAACAAAGTACAGATCTGCAACTTTTTACAGCATTCTAAAGAAAGTtatacttaacttctctgagcctcagtttattcatctgcgACATGGGGCTAACGATAGTATCTCACTTCATAGAGGATTCAAAATAATCCACGCAAAGGGATTATCAGTACCATGCCTGCCATACAGTAAGAGCTCGGCAAACGCTGGCTATTATTACCTGGGGGTGGGTCTGCTGCTGCCCTGGGGAGTAGCCGAATTGCTGCTGGGACCCCGCGGGGGACTTGGAGTAGTTGCCAGGGTAGCCGCCAGGGGACGGAGACCCGAACCGGCCCCCAGGGAAGCTGCCGCCGTGTCGCGGAGAGTGGCTGCTCCCGTAGGGCCTAGACCTGGGCCCGTACGGCGGCGTGTGGTGTGGACTCCCGTACCCGTCCCGCGGGGATGGCGGCCGCGCTCCGCCTCCGCCCGGGGTACCCCGGAAGCTGCTCCCGCTACCCCAACCTCCTACACCCGGGCTGGGGCAAGGAGGAGTCGGGGGTCGGAAATTCTGTCGGTGCATCTCAGAAGACGAAAACGAGGACCTCAATGGCGCGTGCTCCCGCCGGAACTGTCGAGACCAACCGTTCACAGACACTTGGTGGTCCTTCACCAAAACAGTCCTCCGCCCGCCAGCACATAGACCACATTGGTTCCGGCCTCACAAAGGTTCCTCTGGGGCGGCGGGATAAGTAGGTTATCGAATTGGGTACAGATTCAGCTGATTTaagtgaaggaaggaggaagaaaaaggataaagGAAAGGGCGAATCCCGGGCCCCAGCAATGGCCTTTGCAGTCTCGCGGGCTTTGGTTGCCACTGACTGACGTACTAGACGCCTGCCGAACGGATGGAGGGGGGCCCGGAGAGCTCGGCAGGGCCGGGCTGTTCCCacctggcggggggcggggaccGAGGTGTCCGCGGGCGCCCCCAGTGGCTGCGGGTTGCGCGCGCACTTCGTTCTCCACTCACGCAGGGAAGGAGGATTTCAGAGGGGTTCGCGATGCAGGCGACGCTGGCGACGCTGGCGACGCTGGCGAGGGTCGCGGCTCTGCGGAGAACTGGCCTTTTCTCCCGCCGGGGCGGCGGGAGGGGGCTGTGGACCGGCCGCCCTCAGTCAGGTATCCTCCGAGACTCGGTCCGGGCGGCGAAagggaccccagccccagcctccccaCTCCAGCGGCATCCTGAGGAGAGCGCCGCGCTTTCCAGAAGTATCCGCTGCCCCCGGCGCCCGCCCTTTAGCCTTTCGCGTCTCCCCTTGCCCTGGCTCCGCGGTCGCCCCGTTGTCACCCTGCCCGGCGTCCAGGCCTGGGTCCGGCCCCTGCGCGGTCCTACTGGGCGGACTCGCCTCTCTCCCTTACTCCTCCCCCCTCGTCCCCCAAGTTTAAATACCTTGAAAAATGCACCCCCAGCCACATTTCAGGAAGGGTTTCAGACTgcactttatttattattattattatgttttacatctttattggagtataattgctttataatggtgtgttagtctctgctttataacaaagtgaatcagctatacatatacatatgttcccatagatcttccctcttgcgtctccccccctcccccctccctatcccacccctccaggcggtcacaaagcaccgagctgatctccctgtgctgtgcggctgcacTTTAAATAACTCGGGGGCGAGGCTGTGCTCGCAGAGGCCGGACTTTACTCCCTTCCTTGCTGTTGTTAAATGCAAGTGGGTAAGCGAGTTGGTTAGGAAGCAGAGAGCCTGATTTTCAAAATTAGCAACATTTGGCTAAAGCTCTTAAAATAATGATCGTTTCACAGACttttggttaaaaagaaaagtgtgatCATTCAAGAATGACCCCTAATGTAAAGCCCCCCACCTTTGTACCGAATACCTGTCTCAGAATTTTATTTAGAAGATGAAATTTAGATTTACTGCAGTTTTCTAGAACTTTCTTTACACCCTCCGAATCTGGGAATGATAGTCCACTGTGAGTCTTGAAATCATCTTGTAGGAAACAGAATCTTAAAGAATTTTCAGACTCATTTAGTCATGGCCTAATGGGTAGCCTGGACCTGTGCTTTTCAGCCTGTGAACCTTCTTGCAGGTGCCACTCCTCACTGTCCATTTGACACGTTCTGTGACGTGGCAAAGCCGAAGAATGGGATGTTTTCTCAGCTTCTGTCCTTGATGaatggagatacacacacactttcctgTGGTGGTTTGTACTGAGGGAATTCGGTTCATCAAGCTTTTCCTTTAGATACAAGTTGTAGAATCAATCAAGGCAGGGTAATGCCATCAAGGCTTTGTGATGCAGTTAAGGCCCGGGGATCCCAGATTATTCACTTTATTATATGCTTTTGTCCTGGCCAAAGCTAAGCACCTTTCTGGACATTGTCTTTGGTGCTTAACTTAATGCCTGGTAATTGAGCtgtcagatatttattgaatgaatgagtgggtcACATCATATTGGTCAGTGATTCTCACCTATGATACCCCCTTTAATATCATCAACTAATCtacattttggggggagggagcagAAAAATGAGGGTGGCAGGGATCAAAAttacctttgttcatttttaaataactggCAAATGTTTTGCAGAATTGAGTGAAGTACTGTAAGTTGTCATTTTACTTGCCTTACActtctggaatgctctttcctaTAGTGATACACTGCTATCTTCTACACATATGAACTTGCATTAGAAACGGGGGAGGTAGATTTTGACAGGTAGATTGCACATGACAGTGTGCCTGTCATCATGTTTTCAGGTATATATGAGGATTGAGGGAGAGTACATTCTTAATTATATGAAAACTCCAGATTCCCCTTGGATCACTTCTGAGAATAGGCAACTTgccttttcacagatgagaaactgtCCAAGAAAACTGAAGTGACTTGCTTGAATTCACATAGCAAATGGATGTGGGACCAGAACTCAGGCTTCTTGAATCCCAGGCAGTTGTCTTTTTTCCTAGGTAAAGAAATATGAATTGACACTCGGTCCGTCCTTTGAAAAATGCAATCGATAAATAAGCATGTAAAATTCTGATAGTGGTACTGCGTAGCatattattttagatatttaaagACTAGTAGATACAACCTTAGTATTGAACTTTTGTGAATGTAGCTAGAACCTTCCGGAGTATGAACCTGGGAATTGCAGTCTGGCTGCCTGAACTGGTGGGTCTGAGGTTCCCAGATACATACTTGTGTTGGTTATTTATATGGTGGTGAGTTCAGGGGAAGAGAGATGAAGGAAGTTTTATGTTGCATTACCTGGAAATAGAAAAGTGAATTGGGATGATGTATATGAGAGTTTGGTGGCTGCCCCGTGAACTAAGTCTGAGTCCTGTGGAGAGAAAAGAGCACTTTTGTGAGTAACACAGGTATTGTTCCCACAAAAAGAGAATTGCAGCACTCTTTAGGGAGGACCAGCATTAGAAAGCAGGATCCTCAGTAGGATAGTGCTTTTATTGAAGACACTCTTAGTGGCTAGGTGCTGTCTTCAAGTGGCATTGTACACAGAGGACATCAACAGGCAAAACGTCAAGGAACTTTCTCAGGACCCATGAGTTATATGGGGAGCCCCCAGATTAATTGGTTAACTTTGTGGTGGTGCATGTTTTATAAGTTTTACTTGTATAAGAGTACCACTAAGGAAATTTAAGTGTAAGTGAAAATGGGGCCTTGTCTATTTCTATAAGACTGAGGATCTTTATTTGGGTTACCTAAGATTTTTTGGTGTGTCTTTTTTCAGTagattaaacaaattttttttttttttttttgtaaagccTTTATGAGAGCAGATGGCTTTTTGAAGGAATTGGGATCTCGTAGCTGCTCCCTCTGTCCCCTACTTTAACTACCTCCCTGAAAAGACACTTCTGGGGCACTGCTAAGGAATTCCTAGGGCTCTCCAGAAAGGGTTTGAAAGCCAATATTTTAGGTAGCTGTCAGGTATTAATGAGTGCTGCAAAAGTAAATACTTTGGTTAGTTTTACTGCTTATTACCAAGgagtaaatattttcatgtttctgcaTGGTCAGGGCTTTCTAAGCCAAGGAAACTAGAGCCTGGGTTAAAGGGCAAGCCTTGGAAGTTAAAGGGTGACTGAAATGATTGTTAGAGAACTCTCAGGAAgtttatgtttatatttcaaaGGGGTATAAAACTCAGAGCCTTGGAGACATTCCCAAGATTGAGATTGTAAACCCAGGGAAGTTTATCTTTCCCCCTGgagacatttatttatattccaaAGGGTTAGAACCCAGGGATCATCCCCTTTTCTTCCGAAGAAGAATTTGCTTACATTAGGGAGATaagctttctctgcttttcttgggGGAAGGTGGCTGCTGGGCAGCTATCCCATACAAACTAATAGATTTATAATTTTGGGGACCTATCCTGTGGTTCAATCCTTACATGTGCACGCCTAGTCCACCAGCTCTCATTATGACGCCTGTGGCATATTAGGTGTGGGAAAAATGGTGCATTTCTTGATGTAAGTAATAATAACTCTGATCTCTGCTTCAAAAACCTCATGTTTTTGAATACATATAGatattaaaaagtttatatatatatatatatatatttttttttttttccacgccGCACGGCCTatagaatcttagttccctgaccagggatcgaacctgcgcccccctgcgttggaaacacagagtcttaaccactgaaccaccagggaagtccccccaaaaatgtatttttgatgatGAAAGCACTTCTTAGGACAGAAGACTGTATTTAATAGTTTCTATGTATAGAAGTTTTTGTTCTGATTTTAGTCTATGTGCTGCTGAAGAGAGCCCTAGAAATGTTtgtacagtcatccctcggtatctgcaggggattggttccaggaacccCCTTTGGATACCAAAAACTGagggtgctcaagtcccttactaTATAAAATGgtttagtatttgcatataactacACAACCTGTGTATACCTAAAATCATCTCcatattacttataatatctGATACAATATAAATGATATGTAAATAGTTGACAATATGGTGCAACTGCTATGTAAGTAGTTGTGGGAGGTGCAGCATATTCGAATCATGCTTTTTGGAATTTCTtggcatttttttctcccaaatatttTCGGTACACTGCTGGTTGAGTCTGCAGTTGgggaacccacagatacagagggcctaCTGTGTGTATACTTAGAGCATAAGCTTTATCTTAATATTTCCTGAAGCCTTTCAGGTTACCTCAGTTTTCCTTATATAGGTTCTGTTGTCAGCTGTTCCATGTTGAAGACTGTCAGTCGTAGAAAAGTAAAGGCATCTCTGAGATTGATTAGCTCATTTACTGATAAGGTGAGACCTGCCTTGAATGCAGTAGACCACTTAACTATCACTTATGTAATATTCTCATTGATAAAGCAGGTATTAGAAGTAACTTGTTTTTGCCTCTGAGAGCCAAACTACTGTTAATGATCTTCTTTTCAATTCTAAGCATGTATCCACTATCCACAGTAGTCAAGCACAGGTGAAAAGTATTatacatgtttatttcttttagacTAATATTCTTCACCCATGTGTAATGCAAGTCTTAATGCATTAACTCACACTTATAAAAGTtttcattgaaaataataaaattgttgaCAGAATACTTTgacatgaagaaaaatgtaagagTATGATTATTCTTTTCCAGacacaaatgtttgttttaaaaggagtaagtaaaattttaatgtcGCCAGAACTGGtatctttgtatttttccaaTTGTAAAAACAATACGTACCTTTTGTAGAAAACCTGAAATGTTTAGGAAAAtagaaggcaagaaaaaatattagtcTCTTATCTAAGAAGCAAATActtaatatataaatagaaaaaaataaacctcacatactttaaattggaaaataaaagctttttaaaagggaaaaccaACTATACATGAGTATATAATGTGGGGTTGGAAAAACATGATACCTGtacagaaaagagttaacatagcagGCCTCAGGCTGCTATCTTTAGAAAGACCTTCTTACAAGTGTGGCCCTTGTTTGGCATCTGGGAATTTGGCACTGGAACTGCTTCCTAATTAATAAGGGTGCCTAGATGATTTGTACAATCAGTGTGATTTATGGATTTATGGTGAGCACCTGCTATTCTTCTGGGAGTCCAGAATTTTGGTGTATGCTGAGCAGAGAGTGCCTATGTGAAAAGCCCTCAATAAAGCCTTTGGATTCTGGGTCCATAATAGACTTCCCTGAGCAGAAACATTGCACATgttactgaatttttttgttgCTGGAGAAAGAAGCAACAAAAGAAGCTTGGCATGGCCCCTCATGGGAGGGAGAGAACATAAGAAGCCTGTGCATGGGTTTTTCCAGACTCTGCCCATCTTTTTCACTGACTGATTGGGTCATATATCATTTTGCTgtaataaacctttagccatgAATACAACTATGTGCTGAGTCCTTTTAGCAACTCACTGAAGGTGCGGGTAGTATGAAGGAACtctgaaacaatagcaaaggcagaaagtaaaagaaatgatttttcgAAAGTGAAATTCCAAAACCatccaaaaaaccaaacagcaggtaaagaaaaattacttttactAATTATGACTCATAAAAGGTTAATATTCTTACTACACGAAGAATCcacacaaatcaataagaaaaaaggtAAACACGCCTGTAGAAATATGGGCCAACGAGAAGAATAGATTATGtttgagaagaaaaagagcaagtgTTAAAAACAATGTAATTTAGAGGtcattaaataaatgcaaattaaaatggtGGTAGCATGCAAATTTTTAACTGTTAAATTTacaacaaacaagtaaacaataTGCTCCCCAAACCAAGTGATCATATGCAGGGTTACGGAAGATGGTGGAGAACACTGttttcatatactgctggtgCCAGTATATGTTAATACTGCCTTTCTGGTGGACAGTTTGATGAAATGTGTGAAAAGTTTGAAAGAATTTATAACATGAACATGGCTAGGTCACCTTAAGACCTTCCTCTGTCCTTGGAAGCATGCTTTTCATTCTCCTTTCTCCATCCCCCAAAACTCTAAAAGCCTTAGAGAATAGTTTTTATCTTTACTCCTTAAAGAGAAATTCCTGGGAGGGTTCTGTAGCCCTTCACAGAAAGCATCCTAAATTCCCTCTAGACATCTCCTGCTCGTCAGAATTACCCATTGGAAGCTGTTGAAAACAAA
Encoded proteins:
- the MPLKIP gene encoding M-phase-specific PLK1-interacting protein encodes the protein MHRQNFRPPTPPCPSPGVGGWGSGSSFRGTPGGGGARPPSPRDGYGSPHHTPPYGPRSRPYGSSHSPRHGGSFPGGRFGSPSPGGYPGNYSKSPAGSQQQFGYSPGQQQTHPQGSPRTSTPFGSGRGREKRMSNELESYFKPSMLEDPWAGLEPVSVVDISQQYSNTQTFTGKKGRYFC